The Patagioenas fasciata isolate bPatFas1 chromosome 25, bPatFas1.hap1, whole genome shotgun sequence genome includes a region encoding these proteins:
- the MACO1 gene encoding macoilin, which translates to MKRRSADCSKLRRPLKRNRITEGIYGSTFLYLKFLVVWALVLLADFVLEFRFEYLWPFWLFIRSVYDSFRYQGLAFSVFFVCVAFTSNIICLLFIPIQWLFFAASTYVWVQYVWHTERGVCLPTVSLWILFVYIEAAIRFKDLKNFHVDLCRPFAAHCIGYPVVTLGFGFKSYVSYKMRLRKQKEVQKENEFYMQLLQQALPPEQQMLQRQEREAEEAAKGLSDMDSSILLQHNGGIPANKKISTTLPELEYREKGKEKDKDAKKHNLGINNNILQPVDSKIQEIEYMENHINSKRLNNDLVGSTENLLKEDSCTASAKNYKNVSGVVNSSPRSHSATNGSIPSSSAKNEKKQKCASKSPSTHKDLMENCIPNNQLSKPDALVRLEQDIKKLKADLQASRQIEQELRSQISSLTNTERGIRSEIGQLRQENELLQNKLHNAVQMKQKDKQMISQLEKKLKAEQEARAFVEKQLMEEKKRKKLEEATAARAVAFAAATRGECTETLRNRIRELETECKKLTIDIKLKEDQIRELEMKVQELRKYKENEKDTEVLMSALSAMQDKTQHLENSLSAETRIKLDLFSALGDAKRQLEIAQGQIIQKDQEIKDLKQKIAEVMAVMPSITYTAATSTLSPVSPHYSSKFVETSPSGLDPNASVYQPLKK; encoded by the exons CACGTTTCTGTATCTGAAGTTCCTGGTGGTGTGggccctggtgctgctggcagaTTTTGTCCTGGAGTTCCGATTTGAGTATTTGTGGCCGTTCTGGCTCTTCATCAGGAGCGTTTACGATTCCTTCAGATACCAGGGTTTG gccttttcagtattttttgtttgtgtagCATTCACATCCAATATCATATGTCTGCTCTTCATCCCGATCCAATGGCTGTTCTTTGCTGCCAGCACCTATGTCTGGGTACAGTACGTCTGGCACACAG AGAGGGGCGTGTGCTTACCAACAGTATCACTGTGGATACTTTTCGTTTATATTGAAGCAGCCATTAGATTTAAAGATCTAAAAAACTTCCATGTAGACCTTTGTCGTCCATTTGCAGCACACTG TATTGGCTATCCTGTTGTGACTTTGGGCTTCGGCTTTAAAAGTTACGTCAGCTACAAGATGCgtttaagaaaacagaaagaagtgcAGAAGGAAAATGAGTTCTACATGCAGCTTCTCCAGCAGGCGCTGCCCCCGGAACAGCAGATGCTACAGCGGCAAGAGAGGGAGGCAGAGGAAG CAGCCAAAGGATTATCGGATATGGATTCCTCAATACTTCTGCAGCACAATGGAGGCATTCCAGCCAACAAAAAAATATCCACGACGTTGCCGGAGCTGGAatatagagaaaaagggaaagaaaaggacaaGGATGCTAAGAAACACAACCTTGGAATAAACAACAACATTTTACAACCCGTAGACTCTAAAATACAAGAAATTGAATATATGGAAAACCATATCAATAGTAAAAGATTAAATAATGATCTTGTAGGAAGTACAGAAAACCTCTTGAAAGAGGACTCATGCACTGCCTCGGCCAAAAACTACAAAAACGTCAGCGGGGTTGTGAACTCGTCGCCTCGCAGTCACAGTGCGACTAACGGGAGCATCCCTTCCTCATCCGCGAAAAACGAGAAGAAACAGAAGTGTGCGAGCAAGAGCCCGAGCACGCACAAGGACTTAATGGAAAATTGTATTCCTAATAACCAGCTGAGCAAACCAGATGCACTGGTAAG GTTGGAACAAGACATTAAAAAGTTAAAGGCCGACCTGCAAGCGAGCAGGCAGATCGAACAGGAGCTGCGGAGTCAGATCAGCTCGCTGACCAACACAGAGCGGGGAATTCGATCCGAGATCGGGCAGCTCCGCCAAGAAAACGAACTGCTCCAGAACAA ATTACACAACGCTGTACAAATGAagcaaaaagacaaacaaatgaTCAGCCAGTTGGAGAAGAAGCTAaaggcagagcaggaggcacGAGCCTTTGTAGAAAAGCAAttaatggaggaaaagaaaaggaagaagttgGAAGAAGCAACTGCCGCACGTGCTGTGGCATTTGCTGCTGCTACAAG AGGAGAATGTACCGAAACTTTACGAAATCGTATCCGAGAGCTGGAGACAGAGTGCAAGAAGCTAACAATTGACATCAAGCTGAAAGAAGATCAGATACGAGAACTAGAAATGAAAGTTCAG GAGCTGCGGAAGTACAAGGAGAACGAGAAGGATACGGAGGTGTTGATGTCAGCACTGTCAGCCATGCAGGATAAAACCCAGCACTTAGAGAACAGCCTGAGCGCAGAGACCAGGATCAAGCTGGATCTGTTCTCCGCCTTGGGAGACGCAAAACGGCAGCTTGAGATTGCCCAAG GGCAAATCATTCAGAAAGATCAGGAAATCAAGGACCTAAAACAGAAGATTgcagaagtcatggcagtcatgCCCAGCATCACGTACACTGCGGCCACCAGCACTCTGAGTCCCGTTTCCCCACATTACTCTTCCAAATTTGTGGAGACCAGCCCTTCCGGACTCGATCCCAACGCCTCCGTTTATCAGCCCTTGAAGAAATGA